The Ranitomeya imitator isolate aRanImi1 chromosome 3, aRanImi1.pri, whole genome shotgun sequence genome has a window encoding:
- the LOC138671521 gene encoding golgin subfamily A member 6-like protein 25 has translation MHHEDTMHQHEETMHHEDTMHQHEETMHQHEESMQQHEETMHHEDTMHHEDTMHQHEETMHHEDTMHHEDTMHQHEDTMHHEETMHQHEETIHHEETMHQHEEIMHHEETMHQHEEIMHQHEETIHQHEETMNHEETMHQHEEIMHQHEETIHQHEETMHQHEETMHHEDTMHQHEETMHHEDTMHHEDTMHQHEETMHHEETMHQHEETMHQHEETMHQHEEIMHHEETMHQHEEIMHQHEETIHQHEETMNHEEIMHQHEETIHQHEETMHQHEETMHQHKETMHQHEETMHQHEETMHHEETMHQHEEIMHQHEETIHQHEETMHHEETMHQHEETIHHEETMHQHEEIMHHEETMHQHEEIMHQHEETIHQHEETMNQHEDTMHQHEDTMHQHEETMHQHEETMHQHEETMQHGETIHQHKEIMHQHEETMHHEETMHQHEETMHHEETMHQHEETMHHEETMHHEETMHQHNETMHQHEETMHQHEETMHQHDETMHQHEETMHPHKKVTHQHKQNIQQHREM, from the coding sequence ATGCACCATGAGGACACCATGCACCAACATGAGGAGACCATGCACCATGAGGACACCATGCACCAACATGAGGAGACCATGCACCAACATGAGGAAAGCATGCAACAACATGAGGAGACCATGCACCATGAGGACACCATGCACCATGAGGACACCATGCACCAACATGAGGAGACCATGCACCATGAGGACACCATGCACCATGAGGACACCATGCACCAACATGAGGACACCATGCACCATGAGGAGACCATGCACCAACATGAGGAGACCATACACCATGAGGAGACCATGCACCAACATGAGGAGATCATGCACCATGAGGAGACCATGCACCAACATGAGGAGATCATGCACCAACATGAGGAGACCATACATCAACATGAGGAGACCATGAACCATGAGGAGACCATGCACCAACATGAGGAGATCATGCACCAACATGAGGAGACCATACATCAACATGAGGAGACCATGCACCAACATGAGGAGACCATGCACCATGAGGACACCATGCACCAACATGAGGAGACCATGCACCATGAGGACACCATGCACCATGAGGACACCATGCACCAACATGAGGAGACCATGCACCATGAGGAGACCATGCACCAACATGAGGAGACCATGCACCAACATGAGGAGACCATGCACCAGCATGAGGAGATCATGCACCATGAGGAGACCATGCACCAACATGAGGAGATCATGCACCAACATGAGGAGACCATACATCAACATGAGGAGACCATGAACCATGAGGAGATCATGCACCAACATGAGGAGACCATACATCAACATGAGGAGACCATGCACCAACATGAGGAGACCATGCACCAACATAAGGAGACCATGCACCAACATGAGGAGACCATGCACCAACATGAGGAGACCATGCACCATGAGGAGACCATGCACCAACATGAGGAGATCATGCACCAACATGAGGAGACCATACATCAACATGAGGAGACCATGCACCATGAGGAGACCATGCACCAACATGAGGAGACCATACACCATGAGGAGACCATGCACCAGCATGAGGAGATCATGCACCATGAGGAAACCATGCACCAACATGAGGAGATCATGCACCAACATGAGGAGACCATACATCAACATGAGGAGACCATGAACCAGCATGAGGACACCATGCACCAACATGAGGACACCATGCATCAACATGAGGAGACCATGCACCAACATGAGGAGACCATGCACCAACATGAGGAGACCATGCAACATGGGGAGACCATTCACCAACATAAGGAGATCATGCACCAACATGAGGAAACTATGCACCATGAGGAGACCATGCACCAACATGAGGAGACCATGCACCATGAGGAGACCATGCACCAACATGAGGAGACCATGCACCATGAGGAGACCATGCACCATGAGGAGACCATGCACCAACATAATGAGACCATGCACCAACATGAGGAGACCATGCACCaacatgaggagaccatgcatcaaCATGATGAAACCATGCATCAACATGAGGAGACCATGCACCCACATAAGAAGGTCacacatcaacataaacagaacatACAGCAACATAGGGAAATGTGA